In Candidatus Sedimenticola sp. (ex Thyasira tokunagai), the following proteins share a genomic window:
- a CDS encoding ImmA/IrrE family metallo-endopeptidase — protein MKLIKTEQDHCQAMERLAVLMSLDPIEGSEEADELDVLALLIQQFEEQCYPMDKPDPIDAILFRMDQMDLTRKDMQSYLGPGSRVSDVLNRKRPLSLSQIRRLIDGLGISADVLIQEPNAKLPTTLDIEWQAFPLNELNKKGYFPGFEGTSAYLKEFAEDMLRPLLAFLPEEQFAQVPAQAYLRSSAHRRGNDKLIDPLALLAWQAQVLKQSEGSLASYIKPDLPWLTQLAGLSQLDNGPLLARELLGKRGIFLVVEPHLDKTYLDGAVMSRKDGAPVIALTLRHDRMDNFWFTLFHELAHLMLHFDAEHPVFFDDLDCHDALDRIEFEADDLAQAGLIDPMEWKQAVFSNTYDIQTFAQRNNIHPAIVAGRLCFEDKGRYKQFGHLRGNGQVRKLFRAR, from the coding sequence ATGAAACTAATTAAAACTGAACAAGACCACTGCCAGGCCATGGAACGCTTAGCTGTGTTGATGTCGCTCGACCCTATCGAAGGCAGTGAAGAGGCAGATGAATTAGATGTCCTAGCGCTGCTCATTCAGCAATTTGAAGAACAGTGCTACCCCATGGACAAGCCAGATCCGATTGATGCCATCCTGTTTCGTATGGATCAGATGGATCTTACTCGTAAGGATATGCAGAGCTACCTGGGCCCAGGATCGCGGGTGTCTGATGTACTTAATCGCAAGCGTCCACTTAGTCTCTCACAAATACGGAGGCTAATTGACGGACTGGGTATCTCGGCGGATGTTCTGATTCAGGAGCCTAATGCTAAGTTGCCGACTACGTTAGATATTGAATGGCAGGCCTTTCCTCTGAATGAGCTGAATAAAAAGGGCTATTTCCCAGGATTTGAAGGTACCAGCGCGTACTTAAAAGAGTTTGCAGAGGATATGCTGCGTCCCTTATTAGCATTTTTGCCGGAAGAGCAGTTCGCCCAAGTACCCGCTCAGGCGTATTTACGTAGCAGCGCCCATCGACGTGGTAACGACAAGTTAATCGACCCTCTTGCTCTTTTAGCCTGGCAGGCTCAGGTATTAAAACAGTCCGAAGGTTCATTGGCATCGTACATTAAACCTGATCTGCCATGGCTCACTCAGCTGGCGGGGCTGTCTCAGCTTGATAACGGGCCGCTGTTAGCACGTGAGTTATTGGGAAAGCGTGGGATTTTCCTGGTGGTGGAACCACATCTGGACAAGACATATCTGGATGGTGCGGTCATGAGCCGTAAGGATGGTGCGCCAGTGATTGCTCTCACCCTGCGTCATGACCGAATGGACAATTTTTGGTTCACCCTGTTTCATGAATTAGCTCACCTGATGTTGCACTTTGATGCTGAGCACCCGGTGTTTTTTGATGACTTGGATTGTCATGATGCACTTGACCGTATTGAATTTGAGGCAGATGACCTGGCTCAGGCTGGGCTGATAGATCCGATGGAGTGGAAACAGGCCGTGTTCTCCAATACTTATGATATTCAGACCTTTGCACAAAGAAACAACATTCACCCCGCTATTGTTGCCGGTCGGCTCTGTTTCGAAGATAAAGGGCGATATAAGCAATTTGGTCATTTGCGCGGAAATGGCCAAGTAAGGAAGTTATTTCGTGCTAGGTAA
- the gmhB gene encoding D-glycero-beta-D-manno-heptose 1,7-bisphosphate 7-phosphatase — MKLIILDRDGVINVDSDEYIKHPDEWQPIAGSLEAIAALNHAGYHIVVASNQSGIARGLFDIDTLNAIHQKMYRELEQVGGHIDAVFFCPHGPSDGCDCRKPKPGMLLEIGERLRCDLREVYVIGDSLRDLEPAEAVGAKPLLLRTGKGAATELHPGFNPDWPVFDNLGAAVSSLLRLPNELDTTDDTA; from the coding sequence ATGAAACTCATAATTCTTGATAGAGATGGAGTCATAAATGTCGATTCGGATGAGTACATCAAGCATCCGGATGAGTGGCAGCCAATAGCAGGGAGCCTGGAAGCAATCGCTGCACTCAACCACGCCGGCTACCATATCGTGGTTGCCAGCAACCAGTCCGGTATCGCCAGGGGGCTGTTTGATATCGATACCCTTAATGCCATTCATCAGAAAATGTACCGGGAGTTGGAACAGGTCGGTGGCCATATCGATGCCGTTTTCTTCTGCCCTCATGGTCCATCCGATGGATGTGATTGCCGAAAACCAAAGCCGGGCATGTTGCTGGAGATTGGTGAGCGGCTGCGCTGTGATCTCAGAGAAGTTTATGTCATAGGTGACAGTCTCCGTGACCTGGAACCTGCCGAAGCGGTAGGTGCCAAACCTCTCCTTCTACGCACGGGTAAAGGCGCCGCCACAGAACTGCATCCCGGTTTTAACCCTGACTGGCCGGTGTTTGATAACCTGGGAGCAGCGGTGTCATCACTGCTGCGTTTACCCAATGAGTTAGATACAACTGATGATACTGCTTAG
- a CDS encoding class I SAM-dependent DNA methyltransferase, whose amino-acid sequence MARKPAAPKKQKSFEQNLWDTADKLRGTVESSEYKHVVLSLIFLKFTCDKFEERKKELIAEGQEAYIDMVEFYAMKNVFYLPEESRWSYIQKQAKQDDIAVKIDTALHTVEKNNKSLRGALPDNYFSRLGLDQAKLASLIDSIDNIDTVEDKEEDVVGRVYEYFLGKFAATEGKGGGEFYTPKCVVNLIAEMIEPYKGKIYDPCCGSGGMFVQSVKFVENHQGSTKDISIYGQEQTGTTYKLAKMNLAIRGIAGNLGEVPADTFFKDQHEDLKADFIMANPPFNLKEWRADTELTDDPRWDGYETPPTGNANYGWILHMISKLSENGVAGFVLANGSMSTNTKGEGEIRQKMIENDLVDCMIALPGQLFYTTQIPVCLWFLTKNKKAQVVEGHTDSNHSDRQGETLFIDARNMGTMVDRTHKELTSDDIAEIARTYHAWRGEEKDCEYEDVAGFCRATKLEEIKANDYVLTPGRYVGAAEIEDDGVPFEEKMADLSQTLYRQMIESEKLDAVIRENLTGLGYGG is encoded by the coding sequence ATGGCTAGAAAGCCTGCTGCCCCCAAGAAACAGAAATCCTTTGAACAAAACCTCTGGGATACCGCCGACAAGTTACGTGGCACGGTAGAATCCTCCGAGTACAAGCATGTTGTCTTGAGTCTGATATTCCTCAAGTTCACTTGCGACAAATTTGAGGAGCGTAAAAAGGAGCTGATAGCAGAGGGGCAAGAGGCCTACATCGACATGGTGGAGTTCTACGCCATGAAGAACGTGTTTTACCTACCGGAGGAGTCGCGCTGGTCCTATATCCAGAAGCAGGCCAAGCAGGACGACATTGCTGTCAAAATTGATACCGCCCTGCATACGGTGGAGAAGAACAACAAGTCCCTGCGCGGTGCGCTGCCGGATAACTACTTCTCCCGGCTAGGGCTGGATCAGGCCAAACTGGCTTCGCTGATCGACTCCATTGACAATATCGACACCGTCGAGGACAAGGAAGAGGACGTTGTCGGTCGGGTCTACGAATACTTCCTAGGCAAGTTCGCCGCCACCGAGGGCAAGGGCGGGGGCGAGTTCTATACCCCCAAGTGCGTGGTTAACCTGATCGCTGAGATGATCGAACCCTACAAGGGCAAGATCTACGACCCCTGCTGTGGTTCAGGTGGTATGTTCGTACAGTCGGTGAAGTTCGTTGAGAACCATCAGGGCAGTACCAAAGACATCTCCATCTACGGTCAGGAGCAGACCGGCACCACCTATAAACTGGCCAAGATGAACCTCGCCATACGAGGCATCGCCGGCAACCTGGGTGAAGTGCCCGCCGATACCTTCTTCAAGGATCAGCACGAAGACCTCAAGGCCGACTTCATCATGGCCAACCCGCCCTTCAATCTGAAGGAGTGGCGGGCAGATACCGAACTGACTGACGATCCGCGCTGGGATGGCTACGAGACCCCGCCCACCGGCAACGCCAACTATGGTTGGATACTGCACATGATTTCCAAGCTGTCGGAGAACGGGGTGGCAGGTTTTGTGTTGGCCAATGGTTCCATGTCCACCAACACCAAGGGTGAAGGTGAGATCCGTCAGAAGATGATCGAAAACGATCTGGTGGACTGCATGATCGCCTTGCCAGGTCAGCTCTTCTACACCACCCAGATTCCGGTCTGCCTTTGGTTCCTCACCAAGAACAAAAAGGCGCAGGTGGTCGAAGGACACACCGACAGCAACCACAGCGACCGCCAGGGTGAAACCTTGTTCATCGATGCCCGCAACATGGGCACTATGGTGGACCGGACTCACAAGGAACTGACCAGCGACGACATCGCCGAGATTGCTCGCACTTATCATGCGTGGCGGGGGGAAGAGAAGGATTGCGAATACGAAGATGTAGCGGGATTTTGTCGGGCCACTAAGCTGGAAGAGATCAAGGCCAATGACTATGTGCTGACGCCGGGGCGCTATGTCGGGGCAGCGGAGATCGAAGATGATGGTGTGCCCTTCGAAGAGAAGATGGCTGATCTGAGTCAGACGCTGTATCGGCAGATGATTGAGTCGGAAAAGCTCGATGCGGTGATTCGGGAGAATTTGACGGGGTTGGGCTATGGAGGTTGA
- a CDS encoding lysophospholipid acyltransferase family protein, translated as MILLRSLVFFFFMVLTIVFVAGPLSIIGILLPYRQRCRVANFWGGLNIKLLGAICGLDYEISGLERIPQGGAIILAKHQSAWETLALRYLLPPEQAWVAKRELLWVPIFGWAMALVQPIMIDRKSGRKAVRQVIETGTMRLQQGRLVVIFPEGTRVAPGEHKRYGIGGALLAEKSGFPIIPIAHNAGIFWRRRDIKKYPGTVQVVVGPTIEPEGLSAAEINRQVEEWIESTVAQLPQANGLEDK; from the coding sequence ATGATACTGCTTAGATCCCTGGTTTTTTTCTTTTTTATGGTTCTCACCATCGTCTTTGTTGCCGGACCACTCTCAATTATCGGCATACTCCTACCCTACCGCCAGCGTTGTAGGGTGGCCAATTTCTGGGGTGGCCTCAATATTAAGCTCTTGGGTGCTATCTGTGGACTTGATTATGAGATCAGCGGGCTGGAGAGAATTCCTCAGGGTGGCGCCATCATACTGGCGAAGCATCAGTCCGCGTGGGAAACCCTGGCTCTGCGCTACCTGCTGCCGCCTGAACAGGCCTGGGTGGCAAAGCGTGAACTATTGTGGGTCCCCATCTTCGGTTGGGCAATGGCATTGGTTCAACCAATCATGATTGACCGGAAGAGCGGGAGAAAAGCCGTCCGTCAGGTGATTGAAACCGGCACAATGCGACTTCAACAGGGACGACTGGTAGTAATTTTCCCCGAAGGTACCCGTGTCGCACCTGGTGAGCACAAACGCTACGGTATAGGTGGTGCCCTGCTGGCGGAAAAATCCGGTTTCCCGATTATACCCATCGCCCACAATGCCGGCATCTTCTGGCGCCGAAGAGACATCAAAAAATATCCTGGAACCGTTCAGGTCGTCGTCGGTCCGACGATTGAGCCTGAAGGGCTGAGTGCAGCAGAAATCAATCGCCAGGTGGAAGAGTGGATAGAGTCCACTGTTGCACAACTCCCACAGGCTAATGGGCTAGAAGATAAGTAG
- a CDS encoding type II toxin-antitoxin system HigB family toxin encodes MQVIGRDKLVKFSRKHSEAKAVLDAWYDEVGSDTCIWTAPHDITNRFPKASILGKKGERVVFRIKGNHIRLIVQVSYRAGRVLIERVGTHAEYDKWNL; translated from the coding sequence ATGCAAGTCATAGGAAGAGACAAACTCGTCAAATTCTCACGTAAACACTCTGAGGCAAAAGCTGTTCTGGATGCTTGGTATGACGAAGTTGGTAGTGACACCTGCATCTGGACCGCACCGCATGACATTACCAATCGTTTCCCCAAAGCCAGTATTCTCGGAAAAAAGGGTGAGCGAGTAGTATTTCGTATTAAGGGAAATCATATTCGTCTGATAGTGCAAGTGAGTTATCGCGCAGGGCGAGTGCTGATCGAACGGGTGGGTACTCATGCCGAGTATGACAAATGGAACTTATAG
- the glyQ gene encoding glycine--tRNA ligase subunit alpha, with the protein MTTSNSSPDVSTFQGLIFALERYWAEQGCVILQPYDMEMGAGTFHTATFLRSIGPEPWNAAYVQPSRRPTDGRYGENPNRLQHYYQFQVAMKPSPLNIQELYLGSLDMMGIDTMMHDVRFVEDNWESPTLGAWGLGWEVWLNGMEVTQFTYFQQVGGLDCRPVTGEITYGIERLAMYIQNVESVFDLVWTNGPQGAITYGDVFHQNEVEQSAYNFEHADIDFMFQLFDQCEKESSRMIELGLPLPAYEQMLKASHTFNILDARHAISVTERQRYILRIRTLSRAIAQGYYDAREKLGFPMLNDRKEKAHD; encoded by the coding sequence ATGACAACCAGCAACAGCAGCCCGGATGTTTCTACATTCCAGGGCCTGATCTTTGCCTTGGAACGCTACTGGGCGGAACAGGGGTGTGTGATTCTACAGCCGTACGATATGGAGATGGGTGCCGGTACTTTCCATACCGCCACTTTCCTCCGCTCCATCGGTCCTGAACCTTGGAACGCCGCCTACGTACAACCCTCGCGCCGCCCCACCGACGGACGCTATGGCGAGAATCCTAACCGTCTCCAGCACTACTACCAGTTCCAGGTGGCAATGAAGCCGTCACCTCTCAATATTCAAGAGCTCTATCTCGGCTCTCTCGATATGATGGGCATAGACACCATGATGCATGATGTCCGCTTCGTCGAGGATAACTGGGAATCACCCACCCTCGGTGCCTGGGGTCTCGGCTGGGAAGTTTGGCTTAACGGTATGGAGGTGACTCAGTTTACCTACTTCCAGCAGGTAGGCGGGCTCGACTGCCGCCCGGTCACCGGCGAAATTACCTATGGCATAGAGCGCTTGGCCATGTATATCCAGAACGTAGAGAGCGTCTTCGATCTAGTCTGGACCAACGGCCCACAAGGAGCCATCACCTACGGGGATGTCTTCCATCAAAACGAGGTGGAGCAGTCGGCCTATAACTTTGAACACGCCGATATCGATTTCATGTTCCAACTCTTCGACCAGTGCGAGAAGGAGAGCAGCCGCATGATTGAGCTGGGACTGCCTCTACCGGCCTACGAGCAGATGCTGAAAGCCTCCCATACCTTTAATATCCTCGATGCCCGCCACGCAATCTCTGTGACCGAGCGTCAACGCTATATCCTGCGCATACGCACCCTCTCTCGTGCCATTGCTCAAGGCTACTATGATGCCCGTGAAAAGCTTGGCTTCCCCATGCTGAATGACCGCAAGGAGAAGGCCCATGACTGA
- the glyS gene encoding glycine--tRNA ligase subunit beta yields MTESADLLFELGTEELPPVALKKLSDALTASFVAGLEKANLGHGAVKAYAAPRRLGLLVENCSLGQPDRDVERRGPAIQAAFDKEGNATKAAEGFARSCGTEVASLDRLKTDKGEWLMYQIKEVGKPAAQLLPVIAEEALNKLPIPKRMRWGDLETQFVRPVHWLLFLHGDQVVKCNILNAEAGRTTRGHRFHHPAAIEISSPQEYAELLEHKGYVIADFSARQAKIKNQVSRVAESIGGQVDFDQELLDEVTSLVEWPVPIAAGFEESFLEVPHEALILTMKKNQKYFHLLDKQGNLMNHFITLANIDSPRPELIKEGNERVIRPRLSDAMFFWRQDGKKRLEDHIESLKKVVFQQKLGSMYEKSHRVSKLAATIAGETGGDVGLAKRAGQLSRCDLMTEMVFEFADMQGIMGSYQARRDGESDEVAEAMNEFYMPRYSGDQLPQTPTGIAISLAERIDTLVGIFGIGMKPTGDKDPFALRRAALGALRIMGDHALPLNLRSLLQAAVEAQTVEELPSDLVDQVYDFMLERLKGIYLERGISVGFYDAVAAVKPESVADFDRRVEAVATFEKLPEAEALAAANKRIRNILRKAEESIPDTIDESLFEQQEEQRLFTQINSLSEQVGPLLLQYDYEATLLALAALREPVDHFFDEVMVMADNAAVRSNRLALLNKLSGLFLGVADISRLQ; encoded by the coding sequence ATGACTGAGTCAGCTGATCTTTTGTTTGAACTCGGCACCGAAGAGTTGCCTCCGGTTGCACTGAAAAAGCTCTCCGATGCTCTTACCGCCTCCTTTGTAGCCGGCCTGGAAAAAGCTAATCTTGGCCACGGTGCGGTAAAGGCCTACGCCGCCCCCCGCCGTTTGGGGCTGCTTGTTGAGAATTGTAGCCTGGGCCAACCAGACCGTGATGTGGAACGGCGTGGCCCGGCAATACAGGCGGCTTTTGACAAAGAGGGTAACGCCACCAAGGCAGCCGAGGGCTTTGCCCGCTCCTGTGGTACTGAAGTTGCCAGCCTAGATCGGCTTAAAACTGATAAGGGTGAGTGGCTTATGTACCAGATTAAGGAGGTGGGAAAACCAGCGGCTCAACTGCTTCCGGTAATCGCCGAAGAGGCGCTCAACAAACTGCCAATACCCAAACGTATGCGCTGGGGTGATCTGGAGACCCAGTTTGTGAGACCGGTACACTGGCTGCTGTTTCTCCACGGAGATCAGGTGGTAAAGTGCAATATACTCAACGCAGAGGCCGGCCGCACCACCCGGGGTCACCGCTTCCATCACCCCGCAGCAATCGAGATCAGCTCACCGCAAGAGTATGCCGAACTACTAGAGCACAAGGGTTATGTCATAGCCGACTTCAGTGCACGGCAGGCAAAGATAAAGAATCAGGTTAGTCGCGTTGCTGAAAGCATTGGCGGCCAAGTCGATTTTGACCAGGAGCTACTTGACGAGGTAACCAGCCTGGTGGAATGGCCGGTACCCATTGCCGCCGGCTTTGAAGAGAGTTTCCTCGAAGTGCCTCATGAGGCGCTGATTCTGACTATGAAGAAGAATCAGAAATACTTCCATCTGCTCGATAAGCAGGGAAATCTGATGAATCACTTCATTACCCTCGCTAATATTGACAGCCCCAGACCAGAGCTGATTAAAGAGGGTAATGAGCGGGTCATCAGGCCACGGCTCAGCGACGCCATGTTCTTCTGGCGCCAGGATGGCAAAAAACGCCTGGAAGACCATATCGAATCCCTGAAAAAGGTGGTCTTTCAACAGAAGCTCGGCTCGATGTATGAGAAGTCTCACCGGGTTTCAAAACTTGCCGCCACTATTGCGGGCGAGACCGGGGGTGATGTTGGGCTTGCCAAAAGGGCGGGACAGCTCAGCCGTTGTGATCTGATGACCGAGATGGTCTTTGAGTTCGCTGATATGCAGGGCATCATGGGAAGCTATCAGGCCCGTCGTGATGGTGAATCTGATGAAGTTGCCGAAGCGATGAACGAATTCTATATGCCTCGTTACTCCGGCGACCAGTTACCTCAGACCCCCACAGGCATCGCCATCTCGTTGGCAGAAAGAATCGACACACTGGTGGGTATCTTCGGTATCGGGATGAAGCCGACGGGAGACAAAGACCCCTTTGCGCTACGTCGTGCCGCACTGGGCGCCCTGCGCATCATGGGTGACCATGCCCTACCCCTGAATCTACGCTCACTGCTGCAGGCCGCTGTAGAGGCACAGACAGTTGAAGAGCTACCGTCTGATCTGGTAGATCAGGTGTATGACTTCATGCTTGAGCGCCTCAAGGGAATCTACCTGGAGCGTGGTATCAGTGTAGGATTCTATGATGCCGTTGCTGCTGTCAAGCCTGAGTCGGTTGCAGACTTTGATCGCCGAGTTGAAGCGGTTGCTACGTTTGAGAAGCTCCCAGAGGCGGAAGCGCTTGCAGCGGCCAACAAACGTATCCGCAATATCTTGAGAAAAGCAGAGGAGTCGATCCCCGATACTATCGACGAGAGCCTGTTTGAGCAGCAGGAGGAGCAGCGACTCTTCACTCAGATCAACAGCCTCAGCGAACAGGTGGGACCACTTCTTCTGCAGTACGATTATGAGGCGACGCTGTTGGCCCTTGCCGCACTACGCGAGCCGGTTGACCATTTCTTCGATGAAGTGATGGTGATGGCAGATAATGCTGCGGTACGTTCCAACCGTCTGGCCCTGCTTAATAAGCTCAGCGGGCTCTTCCTTGGTGTGGCCGATATATCACGCCTCCAGTAA
- a CDS encoding sulfurtransferase TusA family protein, whose translation MPDQEKVILDARRLLCPMPVIRVQDKVKELSPGTRLEAICSDPGVLNDIPAWSRINGHKLIETREEKGEYIVVIEVVAEA comes from the coding sequence ATGCCGGATCAAGAGAAGGTGATCCTCGATGCCAGAAGGCTACTCTGCCCGATGCCGGTGATTCGTGTTCAGGACAAGGTCAAGGAGCTGTCACCGGGAACCCGGCTGGAGGCGATCTGCAGCGACCCGGGAGTTCTCAACGATATTCCTGCATGGAGCCGAATCAATGGGCACAAGCTGATTGAGACACGGGAGGAGAAGGGGGAGTATATTGTCGTTATCGAGGTGGTTGCTGAGGCGTAG
- a CDS encoding nucleoside triphosphate pyrophosphohydrolase family protein → MSSSDRDDSWQAMIETVQAFHDKHRFKETGGEEMTYRISLMAEELGEISSCVTKGKDKEELSEEVADLLILVLGTAIAGDFDLNQAFWKKMEKLMQRESRMVNGRIRVSEFRGVDK, encoded by the coding sequence ATGAGCAGCAGTGATAGAGACGACTCCTGGCAGGCGATGATAGAGACGGTGCAGGCTTTTCACGACAAGCACCGTTTCAAAGAGACAGGCGGCGAAGAGATGACCTATCGTATCTCTTTGATGGCGGAGGAGCTGGGTGAAATCTCCTCCTGTGTCACCAAAGGTAAGGATAAGGAGGAGTTATCAGAAGAGGTAGCCGACTTGCTTATTCTGGTGCTTGGAACCGCCATTGCCGGTGACTTCGATCTCAACCAGGCATTCTGGAAGAAGATGGAGAAGCTGATGCAGCGTGAATCCAGGATGGTGAATGGTCGTATCCGGGTTTCGGAGTTTCGCGGCGTCGATAAGTAA
- a CDS encoding cation diffusion facilitator family transporter, with translation MSEKGDERGERKRITQQVTLVGALVNALLAVVKIVVGLVAQSQSLVADGIHSVSDLLSDVLVYVAAHHAGQAPDLDHPYGHGRFETAATLGLGILLVLIAAGISWDAIERLFTPDQLLHPGPMALYAAAFSIVANEALYHYTIHAARKIKSSMLQANAWHHRSDAVSSIVVLVGVAGTMAGLPYLDAIAAVAVGLMVAKIGWDLGWPAFQELMDEGLDEARLKHIRETILSVGGVDSIHMLRTRKMGGEASADVHVLVAPWISVSEGHMISQLVTDQLLMKVEELTDVTVHIDPEDDETAIPCQGLPLRPEAEMMLGRQWREVPGASARERLVLHYLAGKIDVDIYFPLEVLPEGEKLGQFHSALRQAVETLPEFGRVEVYYG, from the coding sequence ATGAGCGAAAAAGGTGACGAGAGAGGGGAGCGCAAACGGATCACCCAGCAGGTGACCCTGGTAGGCGCACTGGTCAATGCGCTGCTGGCGGTGGTGAAGATAGTGGTGGGCCTGGTCGCCCAGTCGCAGTCCCTAGTGGCGGATGGTATTCACTCGGTCTCTGATCTTCTGTCGGATGTGCTGGTCTATGTTGCCGCTCACCATGCCGGCCAGGCCCCCGACCTCGACCATCCCTACGGTCACGGCCGCTTCGAGACGGCGGCAACCCTTGGTCTCGGTATTTTACTGGTGCTGATCGCAGCGGGAATCAGCTGGGATGCAATTGAACGGCTCTTTACTCCCGATCAACTGCTTCACCCCGGTCCCATGGCGCTTTACGCCGCCGCCTTCTCAATAGTGGCTAACGAAGCGCTCTACCACTACACCATTCACGCCGCCCGTAAGATCAAATCGAGTATGCTGCAGGCTAACGCCTGGCACCACCGCTCTGATGCGGTCTCTTCGATTGTGGTATTGGTGGGTGTTGCCGGTACTATGGCGGGCCTTCCCTATCTTGACGCTATCGCTGCTGTTGCTGTGGGTCTGATGGTGGCCAAGATAGGCTGGGATCTTGGCTGGCCCGCCTTTCAGGAGCTGATGGATGAGGGGCTGGATGAAGCGCGGCTTAAGCATATCCGCGAGACCATTCTATCAGTCGGCGGTGTCGACTCCATCCACATGCTACGTACTCGTAAGATGGGTGGAGAGGCATCAGCGGATGTTCATGTGCTGGTAGCACCCTGGATCAGTGTTTCCGAGGGGCACATGATCAGCCAGCTTGTCACTGATCAGCTGCTGATGAAAGTAGAAGAACTCACCGATGTCACTGTTCACATCGATCCGGAGGATGATGAGACCGCCATCCCCTGCCAAGGTCTGCCACTACGGCCGGAAGCTGAAATGATGCTGGGGCGGCAGTGGCGGGAGGTCCCCGGGGCGTCTGCAAGGGAGCGGCTGGTGCTACACTATCTGGCCGGGAAAATTGATGTGGATATCTACTTTCCCCTGGAAGTACTTCCGGAGGGCGAGAAACTTGGTCAATTTCACTCGGCGTTACGCCAGGCGGTTGAAACCCTACCTGAATTTGGTCGGGTGGAGGTTTACTACGGATAA
- a CDS encoding tRNA (5-methylaminomethyl-2-thiouridylate)-methyltransferase: MTKQRKAVALISGGLDSLLAARVMQEQGIHVEGINFFTGFCVEGHTHAIRKKDRTKPKRNNALWVAEQLGIKLHIVDIVEEYKDVVFNPKHGYGANLNPCLDCKIFMVKKAQQWIEENGFDFIITGEVVGQRPMSQRKDTMPVVARDSGANDLLLRPLCAKNLPETKPEREGWVDPDGLYGFNGRSRKPQMALAKAFGFEDYAQPAGGCCFLTDAQYSVKLADLWQAQGHKAYEMDDIMLLKVGRHLRPRPNFKIIISREEGEGNFLQGYRKQFVSLKTTSHAGPLALIDGEASDDDLELAARIVARYSQGKNCDQVELELTDLEGNSRPLTVAPLGSHEIPEGWHI; this comes from the coding sequence ATGACCAAACAGCGCAAGGCCGTAGCCTTGATTTCCGGCGGCCTCGACTCTCTGCTGGCGGCCCGGGTGATGCAAGAGCAGGGTATTCATGTGGAAGGCATCAACTTCTTCACCGGCTTCTGTGTTGAAGGGCATACCCATGCGATCCGCAAGAAGGATCGGACAAAACCCAAGCGTAATAATGCTCTGTGGGTTGCCGAGCAGTTGGGCATCAAGCTCCATATCGTCGATATCGTTGAAGAGTACAAGGACGTCGTCTTTAATCCCAAGCATGGCTACGGCGCCAACCTCAACCCCTGTCTCGACTGTAAGATCTTTATGGTGAAGAAGGCTCAGCAGTGGATTGAAGAGAACGGCTTTGATTTTATTATTACCGGTGAGGTGGTCGGTCAGCGCCCTATGTCCCAGCGTAAGGACACCATGCCGGTGGTGGCTCGGGACTCGGGGGCTAACGATTTGCTGCTACGCCCACTCTGCGCGAAAAATCTTCCTGAAACAAAACCGGAACGTGAAGGGTGGGTGGACCCTGATGGGCTCTATGGCTTCAATGGCCGCAGCCGCAAACCACAGATGGCGCTGGCGAAGGCGTTTGGATTTGAGGATTATGCCCAGCCTGCCGGTGGCTGCTGCTTCCTGACTGATGCCCAGTACTCGGTAAAGCTGGCCGATCTATGGCAGGCTCAGGGGCACAAGGCGTATGAGATGGATGACATCATGTTGTTGAAGGTGGGTCGTCATCTGCGTCCCCGTCCCAACTTCAAGATTATCATCTCCCGCGAGGAGGGTGAGGGCAACTTCCTCCAGGGTTACCGTAAGCAGTTCGTCAGTCTCAAGACCACCAGTCACGCCGGCCCCCTGGCGCTGATCGATGGAGAGGCGAGTGATGATGACCTGGAACTGGCCGCCCGTATTGTCGCCCGTTACAGCCAGGGTAAAAACTGTGACCAGGTAGAGTTGGAGCTGACGGACCTTGAAGGTAACAGCCGACCTCTGACAGTGGCTCCGCTTGGGTCCCATGAGATACCGGAGGGGTGGCACATCTGA